The sequence GGTCAGCGTGCTGACGATCGTGACGGTTTCACCGGCCGTGTCGGTGCTGGGACTCCATCGCAGGGACGCGGAGTCGAGTCGTGCGTTGGGGAGCTCACCGTGCAAGGGGTGGCGATCGTGCGGGCCGGGGTTGCCCATGGCGCTTCCGCCGCAGTGGATCAAGTAGGCACCGTTGTTATGCAGGTACTCGGTGGTTGCCACCGGGTGGTCGAACGAGTGCCGCATCGTGAGGGGGCGGCCGTGGAAGTGTGCGTCCCAGATCTGCTGGCCGACGAACGGCAGCACGGTGACGCGACCGACACCGTTGTGGATCTCCAGTACCTCGATACCGTTCTCCAGCGACCAGGCGTCGAGGCGGAGCTCGGCTGTTTCCATCACGGAACGGCGCGTGCTGGTGAAGAGCTGTCGGTACAGGGGGAGGAGCGCTGCACGGCTGAGATCAGGAGCCAACGACCTGCACACCTCCTTCTGAGAGCGACGCCAGAAGTGCATCGGCGACTCGGACGGAGCCAGCGGCGGCGTCCAGGTCGAAGCTCGTCGGCACTCCGGGGGAGTGGATGCGGTCGACAAAGTGGGCGAGCTCTGCGCGCAGGGCAAGGTCGTACACGACCTGCGCACCAGCGAAGCGACGGGTAGAGCCGTTCGGCGCAGTGAGGTCGGCGTCGGTGTCGGCGATCCGCAGGCTCGCGCCGGCGACGGCCATCGTGTCCTCGTCCGCGCCGTCCCAGCCAGCGTGGCAGTCCCAGGTGCCGCCACCGGAGAGGGTGAGGTGGGCGTCCACCGAGGACCACCGGCCGTCCCTGGAGCGAACGCCGTGCGCTTGCACCCGTTCCACGCGTTCGCCTGTGATCCAGGCGATCGCATCGAGGTCGTGGATCATGGTCAGGCCCACGACGTTCTCGCTCGGGTAGTCGTCGAGGTGGTCGGCGGGCCGCGTGCGTGAGGAGGTTCCCCGCCAGGGGCCGCCTGCCTCCCGGGCGGTGGCGCGCAATTCTCGGTACGGATCCGCGAAGCGCAGGACGTGGCCGACCATCGCCCTGCTGTCGTCGAGCTGGTGGGCGAGCCTGGCCGCAGTGGCTCCGTCTGCGGCGAGCGGCTTCTCGATCAGCACCGCGCAGCCGTGCCCGGTGACCGTCTCGATGAGATCACCGCGGCGGGTGGCGGGCACGGCCACGGAGACGGCGTCCGGTCGCGCCCGCGTGAGCAGCCCCTCAAGTGAGCTGAAGGCAGGCACTCCGAACCGGTGGCCCACCCCTCGGCCCGTGCCTGGTCGGCATCGAGCACGCCCACGAGCTGCACCTGGTCAAGAGCCTCGTAGGTGCGGAGGTGTTCCACGCCGAAACGGCCCACGCCGACGACGGCGATCCGGGTGGCGCTCATGGGGCACCACTGGAGGTGATGGGTGCGTGGAGGTCTTCGGCGTCGAGCGACCGTGCGATCGCCACGATCCGCTCGGCGGCCATGGTCACATCGCGCAGATCGACCCACTCGTCGTCCGCGTGCGCCTGGTCGATGGAGCCGGGGCCGAACACGATGGTCGGTACGCCGGCCCGGGCCAGCTTGCTGCCGTCGGTACCGAACGGCACTCGTGCCGGCGCTTCGTCCTCACCGCCGGAACGCAGCGCGGCGCGCACGATCGGGGTCTGGGCCGGCGTCGCCATCCCGGCATCGAGGAGTAGCTGGGTGACAGTCACGGAGAGGCCGTCGCCGGCACGGTCGTTGATCTCCTCGACCATGGTGGCGAGCACCTCGTGCGGGTCTTCCCAGGGCAGGACCCGCAGGTCGACCCCGAAGGCGCAGCTTTCCGGCACGATGTTGATCGCCGTTCCGCCAGAAACCGTGGTCACCGCCATGATCCGGCCGCCGGACCGGTCGTTCCAGGCTTCGAGATGGTCGATGACGCGCAAGGCGCCGAGGATCGCGTTGCGGCCTTCCTCGGGGCGTGAGGTGTGCGCGGCCCTGCCAGTGATGCCGATCTCGACCCGCAGCACCCCGTGGTGCTCGTGCACGACCTGCAGCTGTGTCGGTTCGAGCACGATCGCCGCGTTCGGCCCGTGCTGGTCGGTGAGGTGCTCGGCGATGTAAGAGGTGACCCCCCGGAACTGGTACTCCTCGTCGATGGCACCGAGCAGCACGACGTCCAGCGAACGCAGCGGCTGCGCGGCAAGCTGCTGCATGGCGAGCAACGCCGCGGTCAAACCGCCCTTGACGTCGCAGGCGCCCCGGCCATACATCCGGTCCCCACGCACCTCGGCCCGGGACATGTCGAGCTGGCGGTCGTTCGTCCGGGCGGTGGGGAGGCTGACCGTATCCAGGTGTGCCTCGATGAGCAGGGACTTCTCCGAGGTCGCCGAAGTCAGGCGTGCCAGGGTGTTACGGCGACCGTCGACGACGTCAGTCGTCGTCACAGTGCAGCCGAACGAGCGGCACAGCTCACCGACGGCGTCCCCGAGCATGTTCTCTCCCGGGGAGGCGGCATCGTAGGCTGGGTTGACAGACGGGATCTCGATCAGCTCGGCGAGCAGCTGCGTCACCGCCGCGTGGTCGATCCCGGCCGGAACGGTCAGTGCGGTCATGACGAGCCTCCGTGCCGGAGCGCACGCAGCGTCGTCTCGACCTCGGCGTGGGTGTTGAACCCGTGCACGGAGAATCGGAGCCGACCGTCGCCTCCCCAGGCACGCACCCCGGAGCGGAACAGTTGCTCGGCAAGGTGAGCTCCGCCGTCGACGGCCACACTGATGTTCGTGCCACGCCGATCCTGCTCACGTGGGGTGAGCAGGGTGTACCCCTGGCGGAGGAGACCATCGAGGAGTGCCTCGCTGACTGCCATTGCATGACGTTCCATGGCAGCGGCGTCCACGGTGCGTAGCGTGTCCATCGCCTCGGCGAGGAGGTAGGCGCTGGGAAAGCTCGGGAAGCCGAGCTCGAACCGCCGCGCATCGGGGTGGGCGTGGATTGCCTCCAACCGATCGGGCGCGAACACGTCCGTGACCGAACGCCACCCTGCGCCGTCGAGACGGTCACTGAACGCTTCCGGCCGGGTCAGGTGCAGCAGACCCATCCCGTGCGGCCCGAGAAGCCACTTGTACGTGCTGCACACGATCGCGTCGGCATCATCAGCATCGACCCGGATGACGCCGAGAGACTGGGTGACGTCGAGGATGAACGCGGCTCCGTTGCGCCGAGCAAGGGCAGCGATAGCAGGTGCGTCGATACGAGCACCGGTGACGTAGCTGACGTGGCTCGCGATGATCAGGCGAGTGCGCTCGTCCACCTGATCGGCGACATCCTCCGGGGAGACAGCGCCGTCACGGGAGCGGACGATGCGGACCTGGACCCCCTGTTCGCGCAGGGCCAGCAGGGTCAGGACACCCGAGGGGAACTCGATGTCGGAGGTGATCACGTTGTCGCCGGGAGCGAAGCGCATCGTTCGGACGAGCCGGTAGAGGGCATCGGAGGTGTTGCCGAGCGCTGCGACGGCGTCAGAGCGGCCCGACAGCATCGCCGCGGTGAGCTCACGGACGCGATCGAGCTCGGCTTCGGCCCGCTGTCTGCCAGCCTCACCATCGGCTTTGTCGTCCAGGTAGCGCAGCGCCGCGGCGCGCTGGCTACGCAGAGGCGGTCCCTCAGCACCGGTGTAGAAGTAGGCCATCTCATCGATGCCCTCGACCTCGTCGCGGAGGAATGGACCGGTGGTCGCGTCTGCCGGGGTTGCCGTCATGCGTTCGCTCCTGCGAATAGCTCGAAGTTCTGGTGCGCGTTCTGGAAGTAGATGGCGTGTGCCTCCTCGGTGGTGACACCGGCCGGGAGTACGCAGTCGACGGCCTGGTCGAAGGTGATGAAATCCAGGCAGGGGGAGAAGTCCGAGCCCCAGACGAGCGCGTTGATCCCGAGGACCTCGGCGAGCGTGTCGACGATCGGCTGCACGTCGGTGTGCGGGTGCCCGCCGGTGGTCGCGGCGTACTGGCCGGAGAGCTTGACCGTGACGTTCGCCGTGCCCGCGAGCGAGAGCACCGGAGCGAGGCGGTCACGTACCTCGGCAGGATTGGTGATCGGCCCGGGGAGGCCGAGGTGGGCGATGAGGAACCAGGTGTTCTCCAGCTGCCTGATCGCTGGGGTGAGCGCGGCCACGGCAGCTGGTGGTGCGTTGAGCGAAACGATGGATGGCGCACGACCGGCGCTGGCCTGCGCGATCAGCTGTGCGGCGAGCTGCTCAGCGTGCTTCGGATCGCCGGGGTAGGCGGAGGCGCGTGTGGCGACCTCGCCGCCGTTCGGGGTGAACCGCAGTGGGCTCAGCCACTCACGCGTGGCAGCGAGTGTGCCCAGGTAGCCGCTGTTGCCGGCGTACCCACCCTCGTCATAGCCGACGACGAGGGAGTGCTCGATCCCGGCGCTGCGCCGGAACCGCTGATAAGCGTCGAGTTCCTCGTCGTGCGCGGGCATGCGCACCCCGTTCGGTCCCTCGAAGCCAGTCTCGAAAAGATGGCAGTGGGTGTCGAACAACTTCGCTGGGGTCGGCATCGACCACGCTCCTCGGCCTCGTCGTCGGAATCGCACCGCTATTCGGTGCGTGAGTGGCAAAACGTGTTTTGCCAGTGATGATTGCGTCAGTCTGGCCCAGGGTGGGGCGCACGTCAAGAGGGGTGCAGGCAGCTGGTGAGACTCGGCAAGCTGCCCTTGGATTACTGTGCTCGGAGGCGCGTCCGAGGCTCTCCGGGTGGTGGCGCCGCCTTGACGGCGTCCGCCGTCAGCGCCGATACTCACGTGGCAATCCGATTGACGGTAATGATGACAACGCATACGCTCGACAGACTCGAGCAGGGAAGGTCGGCATGATCAAGAGGGGTGAGTGGCATCATCTCGGCCACGTGCTCGGGACCATCACCGCTCTGGTCAACTCCGCCCCGCCGGCTGCGGACGTGGACACCCTGGTCGACCTGGAATCGCTCCAGCAGTTCATCAAGGCGCGAGTGATTACCGAGGTCGAACCGCCCACACTCGCTGATCTTGATGGGGTGCACGCCCTGCGTTCACAGCTGCGGGCCGCGTTCGTGGCGCCAGATGACGACGCCCGCAAGGTGGTGATCAACCGTCTCCTCGCGACAGCGCCGATCACCCCGAGGATCACCGATCATGATGGGCTCGGGATGCACCTGCACTACTTTGCGCCCTACTCCACGCTTCCCCAGCACCTGCTGGCCGACTGCGCCATGGCGCTCGCGACGCTGGTGACTGCGGGAGATGGGAACCGCCTGCGTGTGTGCGCGGCGGCCGACTGTGCACGAGTGATGGTGGACCGTTCCCGAAACCGCTCCCGCACGTTCTGCGACAGTGGGCGCTGCGCCAACCGGATCAATGCCGCGGCCTACCGAGAGCGCCAGCGCCAGCAGGCGTGAGGCGCGGTCCGGCCGGTACCGAGAGGTGACTGAACGTCACCGTGATGGCATCAAGGGCCACCTGGTGTACCACCGCGAGTGTGCTGATTGCCTTCCTGAACCCTCAGAACGCTCACCATGAGGCGGCCACTGCTTACCTGCGCGATTCGGTGGGGGAGCGGTTGGTCATCCACTCGCTGAACCTGACCGAGGTGCTGGTGGGGGGGCACGTGGGTGGACCGCGGGCAGGAAATGCTGTCCGACCTGCAGGCCATCGGGATCGAGGTGGCCGACCACCCCGAGGGCGAGCCGTTGCGACTCGCACGCCTTCGTGTGCAGTGTGGCCTCAGGTTGCCCGATTGCTGCGCGCTCGATACGGCCCTCGCCACCGAGTCCACTCTGGCCACGTTCGATGGCGCCCTGGCAAGGGCCGCACGCGACCTGGGCGTCGCCGTCGCGCCCTGAATGCTGACCCCAGATCCGCGCACGCTGACCTGGGGCCCGCAGTCAAGCCCCCAGTCGCCTGGCTCCGCCGGCGCTACCGGCTCAGCTCGCCTCGGCCGCCAGGTCCTCCGCGTCCAGGATCGAGTACGCATACCCCTGCTCGGCGAGGAACCGCTGCCGGTGTGCGGCGAAGTCCTGGTCCACCGTGTCCCGGGTGACCACCGCGTAGAAGTGCGCCGTGCGGCCGTCGGCCTTCGGGCGCATCAGCCGGCCGAGCCGCTGCGCCTCCTCCTGCCGGGACCCGAACGACCCGGACACCTGCACCGCCACCGCCGCCTCGGGCAGGTCGATGGAAAAGTTCGCCACCTTGCTCACCACCAGCGTGGTCAGCTCGCCGTTGCGGAACGCCTCGAACAGTCGCTGGCGCTCGGGCACGGTGGTGGCACCGGTGATCACCGGTGCGTCGATGTGCTCGCCGAGCTCGGTGAGCTGGTCCAGGTACTGCCCGATCACCAGCGTCTGCTCGCCGGCGTGCCGGGCAAGGATCTGCTCCACCACGGCCTGCTTGCCCGGTGCCGTGGCAGCCAGCCGGTACCGGTCCTCCGGTTCGGCCATCGCGTAGGTCATCCGGTCGGTGTGGGACAGGTCCAGGCGGACCTCCACGCACTCCGCCGGTGCGATGTAGCCCTGCGCCTCGATGTCCTTCCACGGTGCGTCGTAGCGTTTCGGTCCGATCAGGGAGAACACCTCGTCCTCCCGGCCGTCCTCGCGCACCAGCGTGGCGGTCAGCCCGAGGCGTCTACGCGCCTGTAGGTCCGCCGTCATCCGGAAGATCGGTGCGGGCAGCAGGTGCACCTCGTCGTAGACGATCAGTCCCCAGTCCCGGGCATCGAGCAGCTCCAGGTGCGGGTAGACGCCCTTCCGCTTGGTGGTCAGCACCTGGTAGGTGGCGATCGTCACCGGGCGCACCTCCTTGCGCGAGCCCGAGTACTCACCGATCTCCTCCGGGCTCAGGCTGGTGCGCTTGACCAGCTCGTCGCGCCACTGGCGGGCGCTCACGGTGTTCGTCACCAGGATCAGGGTGGTGGTGCCGGAGCGGGCCATCGCCCCCGCTCCCACCAGGGTCTTGCCTGCCCCACAGGGAAGGACGACGACGCCGCTCCCGCCGTGCCAGAATCCGTCCACTGCCTCGTTCTGGTAGGGGCGTAGCGACCATTCGCTGGTGTCCAGGGTGATCTCGTGCGCCTCACCGTCCACGTACCCGGCGAGGTCCTCGGCGGGCCAGCCGAGCTTGACCAATACCTGTTTGAGGTGGCCGCGTTCGCTCGGGTGGACGATCACGGTGTCGTCGTCGACCTTGTCCCCGAGAAGGCCCTGGGTGCGCTTCGACCGCATCACCTCGGCGAGCACCGGGGCGTCGAGTGCGTGCAGCAGCAGCCCGTGGGTGGGGTGGGTGAGCAACTGCAGCCGCCCGTACCGGGACATCGTCTCGGCGATGTCCACCAGCAGGGCGTGCGGCACCGGGTAGCGGGAGTACTTGATCAGCGCGTCGACCACCTGCTCGGCGTCGTGGCCGGCCGCCCGGGCATTCCACAGGCCGAGCGGGGTGAGCCGGTAGGTGTGCACGTGCTCTGGGGCGCGTTCCAGCTCCGCGAACGGGGCGATCGCGCGGCGGCACTCGGCCGCCTGGTCATGGTCGACTTCGAGCAGGAGGGACTTGTCGGACTGGACGATCAACGGGCCGGTAGGCATCCGGCTATTCTCCCACGCGCGGCCGGGATATCCCTGGTGCGCTCGGTCACCCCGCCAGTACCTCGCGCAGTGGCGTGCCGATCGAGAAGTGACGCGCAGGCCGCTGGCGGTCAGGCCACGTCCCCCTTGGCCACGAGCCGTCGGAGCCGGTCGGCGTCTGCGGCGAGGCGATCAATGGCGGTTCGTAGTGAGGTGCCTCGTTCTTCTGCCAGGCCAGCGAGTATCCAGCCTCGGATCAGCGCGCTGACCGGTACGCCAAGCTCGG is a genomic window of Ruania zhangjianzhongii containing:
- a CDS encoding DNA repair helicase XPB; amino-acid sequence: MPTGPLIVQSDKSLLLEVDHDQAAECRRAIAPFAELERAPEHVHTYRLTPLGLWNARAAGHDAEQVVDALIKYSRYPVPHALLVDIAETMSRYGRLQLLTHPTHGLLLHALDAPVLAEVMRSKRTQGLLGDKVDDDTVIVHPSERGHLKQVLVKLGWPAEDLAGYVDGEAHEITLDTSEWSLRPYQNEAVDGFWHGGSGVVVLPCGAGKTLVGAGAMARSGTTTLILVTNTVSARQWRDELVKRTSLSPEEIGEYSGSRKEVRPVTIATYQVLTTKRKGVYPHLELLDARDWGLIVYDEVHLLPAPIFRMTADLQARRRLGLTATLVREDGREDEVFSLIGPKRYDAPWKDIEAQGYIAPAECVEVRLDLSHTDRMTYAMAEPEDRYRLAATAPGKQAVVEQILARHAGEQTLVIGQYLDQLTELGEHIDAPVITGATTVPERQRLFEAFRNGELTTLVVSKVANFSIDLPEAAVAVQVSGSFGSRQEEAQRLGRLMRPKADGRTAHFYAVVTRDTVDQDFAAHRQRFLAEQGYAYSILDAEDLAAEAS
- a CDS encoding amidohydrolase family protein, translated to MPTPAKLFDTHCHLFETGFEGPNGVRMPAHDEELDAYQRFRRSAGIEHSLVVGYDEGGYAGNSGYLGTLAATREWLSPLRFTPNGGEVATRASAYPGDPKHAEQLAAQLIAQASAGRAPSIVSLNAPPAAVAALTPAIRQLENTWFLIAHLGLPGPITNPAEVRDRLAPVLSLAGTANVTVKLSGQYAATTGGHPHTDVQPIVDTLAEVLGINALVWGSDFSPCLDFITFDQAVDCVLPAGVTTEEAHAIYFQNAHQNFELFAGANA
- a CDS encoding M20 family metallopeptidase, with the protein product MTALTVPAGIDHAAVTQLLAELIEIPSVNPAYDAASPGENMLGDAVGELCRSFGCTVTTTDVVDGRRNTLARLTSATSEKSLLIEAHLDTVSLPTARTNDRQLDMSRAEVRGDRMYGRGACDVKGGLTAALLAMQQLAAQPLRSLDVVLLGAIDEEYQFRGVTSYIAEHLTDQHGPNAAIVLEPTQLQVVHEHHGVLRVEIGITGRAAHTSRPEEGRNAILGALRVIDHLEAWNDRSGGRIMAVTTVSGGTAINIVPESCAFGVDLRVLPWEDPHEVLATMVEEINDRAGDGLSVTVTQLLLDAGMATPAQTPIVRAALRSGGEDEAPARVPFGTDGSKLARAGVPTIVFGPGSIDQAHADDEWVDLRDVTMAAERIVAIARSLDAEDLHAPITSSGAP
- a CDS encoding aminotransferase class V-fold PLP-dependent enzyme, encoding MTATPADATTGPFLRDEVEGIDEMAYFYTGAEGPPLRSQRAAALRYLDDKADGEAGRQRAEAELDRVRELTAAMLSGRSDAVAALGNTSDALYRLVRTMRFAPGDNVITSDIEFPSGVLTLLALREQGVQVRIVRSRDGAVSPEDVADQVDERTRLIIASHVSYVTGARIDAPAIAALARRNGAAFILDVTQSLGVIRVDADDADAIVCSTYKWLLGPHGMGLLHLTRPEAFSDRLDGAGWRSVTDVFAPDRLEAIHAHPDARRFELGFPSFPSAYLLAEAMDTLRTVDAAAMERHAMAVSEALLDGLLRQGYTLLTPREQDRRGTNISVAVDGGAHLAEQLFRSGVRAWGGDGRLRFSVHGFNTHAEVETTLRALRHGGSS
- a CDS encoding Gfo/Idh/MocA family protein, with the protein product MVGHVLRFADPYRELRATAREAGGPWRGTSSRTRPADHLDDYPSENVVGLTMIHDLDAIAWITGERVERVQAHGVRSRDGRWSSVDAHLTLSGGGTWDCHAGWDGADEDTMAVAGASLRIADTDADLTAPNGSTRRFAGAQVVYDLALRAELAHFVDRIHSPGVPTSFDLDAAAGSVRVADALLASLSEGGVQVVGS
- a CDS encoding type II toxin-antitoxin system VapC family toxin translates to MLSDLQAIGIEVADHPEGEPLRLARLRVQCGLRLPDCCALDTALATESTLATFDGALARAARDLGVAVAP
- a CDS encoding CGNR zinc finger domain-containing protein, with the protein product MIKRGEWHHLGHVLGTITALVNSAPPAADVDTLVDLESLQQFIKARVITEVEPPTLADLDGVHALRSQLRAAFVAPDDDARKVVINRLLATAPITPRITDHDGLGMHLHYFAPYSTLPQHLLADCAMALATLVTAGDGNRLRVCAAADCARVMVDRSRNRSRTFCDSGRCANRINAAAYRERQRQQA